In Bubalus bubalis isolate 160015118507 breed Murrah chromosome 3, NDDB_SH_1, whole genome shotgun sequence, a genomic segment contains:
- the LOC102399818 gene encoding oocyte-secreted protein 1-like, whose product MKPSLGLGLLVLFSLPWICAGDWSAVKVCCSYFWFYAKIKPTLFHNLYMNPDETFLGDDCPVTYVSPDAHYEFFYYSNKCGIITKTFQETLLLQTKIKYTSSSSRDTAEMPVSCVVTKQACMYPLSNETESGDDETSSEDMEVAYIMQSQNDLNTIFSLCAK is encoded by the coding sequence ATGAAGCCTTCCTTGGGATTAGGACTCTTAgtccttttctctttgccatgGATTTGTGCTGGGGATTGGTCAGCTGTGAAAGTATGCTGCAGCTACTTTTGGTTCTATGCCAAGATTAAACCCACACTATTTCACAATTTGTACATGAATCCTGATGAAACATTTTTAGGAGATGACTGCCCTGTAACCTACGTTTCACCAGATGCTCATTATGAATTTTTCTACTATTCTAATAAATGTGGCATCATAACCAAAACTTTCCAGGAGACTCTTCTGCTTCAGACTAAAATCAAGTATACCTCAAGTAGCTCCAGAGACACAGCTGAAATGCCCGTGTCGTGTGTTGTCACAAAACAAGCATGCATGTACCCTTTGtcaaatgaaactgaaagtggagatgATGAAACCAGCTCTGAAGACATGGAAGTTGCTTACATAATGCAGTCACAGAACGATCTGAATACTATATTCTCTCTGTGTGCCAAATGA